Genomic segment of Posidoniimonas corsicana:
ATCGCCGGCGGAATCCGGGGTGACACTCCGAAGAAGCAGGCGATCGGCCAACAGATGGCGCACCCGGTAAGCGTGTTTCTCTGCCCCTCCCGACGAGGCGCCGCAGCTTATCCCACCGGTGACCCTCCAGTCCAAGAGCCCTACAACGCTACAGCCCCACCACTCTATGCTAAGAGCGACTACGCGGCCAACGGAGGCGGAGATCGAATCGCGGTCGGTCGCGGCCCCGACGCGCGTTGTTACGAGCGGTATCCAAACTGCGATGGCCTAGGTGCCGGATGGACCTGGAACAAGGCGCACTACGAGCGGTGGGACGGAATCGTTGGGTACCGTCGCGGCGCCAAGCTCCGCCAGATTACCGATGGCTCGTCCAAGACGATGCTAGCCGGTGAGAAGTTCCTTAGCAGCGATATGTACACCAACGGCCTGCACGTGGGTGATGATAACTCGATGTACGAGGGGTTCGACTGGGACACCGTCCGGTGGACGGGCACCCAGCAACCGGATGATCCTGAGGACCAGCCGAATAAGATGCCACAGCCTGATCAGCCTGGGGGCAACAAAAAGGACCTTCATCCGGAGAGCTTTGGATCGCCGCACGCCGCCGTCAATGCGGTGTACTGCGACGGGTCGGTCCACAGCATCAACTTCGATGTCGACCCCGAGGCTTGGAACGCCCTGGGCCGCCGCAACGGCGCGGACACCGGCCGCGAGCGTTTCTCACAGGATCCTCTGTAGGGCAAAGGCGTGGACGTGGCCACGGAACCAACTGACTCGAGCTCCATGGCCACCGTCTGCACTGCCTGGCGCACGTGCCGGACCCAGGTTTGCCTGGTGCTGGCCGCCTGGACAGCGGCTTGGGTGTCGCCTTATCCCGCAGGCGCCGAACCGGCGACGAGGGATGCTGAGAACGTGCTGCTCTTCACGTCCTTCGAGGAACCGGCCGACGCCGGGCTGCGGCTTCTGTACAGCCACGACGGGCTGACCTGGGAACGCATCCCCGGGACGTTCTTGAAGCCGCACGCGGGAGATGGCCGGTTGATGCGCGACCCTAGCCTGGTCCGCGGCCCCGACGGCTGGTTCCACTTGGTTTGGACAACCGCTTGGCGGGGCGACAACGGTTTCGGCCACGCCCGTTCGCGAGACCTGGTGCACTGGTCACCCCAGCGGTTCGTCCCGGTGATGGAGCACGAGCCGACCACGGTCAACGTGTGGGCGCCGGAGGTGTTCTACGACGAGCCTCGGGAACGGTTCATCATCGCCTGGGCCTCCACTATTCCCGGGCGGTACCCCGACGGGTTGGAGGAGCATAAGAACAATCACCGGATGTACGCGACTACCACGCGCGATTTTGAGGAGTTCACGCCCACCGAGCTGTTCTGCGAGCCCGACTTCAGCGTCATCGATGCTGTGATCGTCCCGTTTGATCAGGACTACCGCCTGGTTTTGAAGGACAACACTCGGCCTGTGTTGGGGCTGCGCGTGGCGAAGGGCAGCTCACCGCTCGGGCCCTGGACTGATATCAGCGAGCCGATTACCAGGAAGTTCACCGAGGGCCCAACCGTCGCGCGTTTCGGGGACGAGTACCGCATCTACTTCGACGCCTACCACGACCACCGGTACGGTGTGCTCTCCACCAAGGACTTTGAGCGCTTCCGCGACATCACCGACCAAGCCCACTTCCCTGAAGGTCACAAGCACGGAACGATCTGCAACATCACGCAGGAAGAGCTTGACTATCTGAAGCGGGTTGGCGGTGAGATGCGACCCGGCGTAGGAAGCGAGTTCGCGCCGCAGCTTCCTCAGGACGAGATCAACCGGCGACTGGCCGAAGTTGACAAGACCGCCAACGGAGGGCCATTCATACCGACTTGGGAGTCCCTCAAGGGCTTTCAGACTCCCTCGTGGTACGCCGACGCGAAACTGGGCGTGTTTATTCACTGGGGTCCGTACTCTGTGCCGGCCTTCGGCAGCGAGTGGTACCCCAGAAACATGTACACCACAGGCTCCAAGGAGCACCAACACCACCTCGCCACCTACGGTCCGCTGACCGAGTTTGGCTACAAGGACTTCATCCCCCAATTCAAAGCGGAGAAGTTTGCTCCAAAGGAGTGGGCAGCGTTGTTCAAGCAGGCCGGCGTGAAGTACGTCGTGCCGGTGGCCGAGCACCACGACGGCTTCCCGATGTACGCCAGCGATTACACCACCTGGGACGCGTCGGAGCGGGGCCCCAAGCGGGACGTAGTCGCCGAACTAGCCGATGCGTTCCGTGACGAAGGGATCGTGGTCGGAGCGTCCAGCCACCGAGCGGAGAACTGGTGGTTCTTCGGACAGGGCAAGCTGATCGACTCCGACGTTCAGAGCCCCGAGTGGGCGCCGCTCTACGGCCCCGCCCACAACAAGCGTATGAGTGAGAGCCAGGCCGAGCCGCCCAGCAAGGCGTTCCTCGACGACTGGCTGCTCCGCTCGTGCGAGATCGTCGACAAGCACCGACCGCAGGTGATGTACTTTGACTGGTGGATCTGCCAACCGGTGTTCCAGCCGTACCTCAAACGCTTTGCAGCCTACTACTACAACCGAGCCGACGAATGGGGCCAACCTGCCGCCATCAACTTTAAAGAGTGGGAAGGCTACTCGTTCCCCCGCGGCACAGGCGTGCTGGACGTTGAACGCGGCAAGTTTGGCGGCATCCAGCCGGAGCTGTGGCAGACCTGCACTTCGGTCTCGCGAAACTCGTGGGGCTACATCGAGGGGCACGACTACAAAGACGCAGGCCAGTTGGTCGACGACCTGATCGACATCGTCAGCAAGAACGGCGTCATGCTGCTGAACATTGGGCCGAAGGCCGACGGCACAATCCCCGATGAGGAGCAGGCCATGCTCCGCGAGATCGGGGCGTGGCTGTCCGCCAACGGCGAGGCGATCTACGGCGCCAGGCCGTGGACCACATTCGGCGAGGGGCCAACCGCGGCGGGCGATGGCTCGTTCTCCGACGGCGCAGCCACCGCCTTCACCGACGCCGACTTCCGGTTTACCAGCAAACCGGGCGTGGTCTACGCCATCGGCCTTGCCTGGCCCGAGGGGGAAAGCGCTTTGGTCAAGTCGCTGAATACATCTGCGCACCCAATCGACGAGATCACCTTGCTGGGCGGAGAAAAGTTGGTCGAATGGCGCCAGGATGAAACGGGGCTACACGTGACCCTCCCCCGCACGTCCGACAAGGCCCCCCCCGCCTACACACTGCGGATCACTCTGGCTGACTAGGTCGGCTGCTCTTCATTCTGGCAACACGGGACATGACCACACAGAAACCCGCGCTCGGCGTTATCGTCGGCAACCGAGACTTCTTCCCCGACCAGCTTGTTTCCGAAGCGCGGGCCGACTTGCAGACGCTGTTCGATTCGCTCGGCGTAGAGCCCGTCTGGGTTTCGCCGGAAGAGACCAAGCTCGGCGGCATCGAGACGCACGCCGACGCGCGGCGGTGCGCCGACCTGTTCCGCACCCGCCGCGACGACATCGACGGCGTGCTGGTCTGCCTGCCCAACTTTGGCGACGAGAAGGGCGTGGCCGACACGCTGAAGCTCGCCGGGCTGGAAGCCCCCGTGCTGATCCAGGGCTACCCCGACGACCTGAACCAGCTGGGCGTGTCGCGTCGACGCGACGCGTTCTGCGGCAAAATCTCAGTATGCAACAATCTGGTGCAGGCGGGGATTCCGTTTACGCTAACCGAGAAACACGTCAGCACGCCGGGGTCCGACAGCTTCCAGGCCGACCTGCAGAAGTTCCTCGGCGTCTGCCGAGTGGTGAACGGGTTCCGCGGCGTGCGGCTGGGCGCCGTCGGCGCGCGGCCCGGAGCGTTCAACACCGTCCGCTACAGCGAGAAGATCCTCGAGCGGTACGGCGTCAGCGTGACCACGGTCGACCTCTCGGAGTTCTTAGCCGCCGCCGGCAAGCTGGCCGCGGACGACCCAGCGGTCATGGCCAAGCTGGACGAGGTGCACAGCTACGCCCCGGCGCCCAATGCGCCGAGTGACCGCATGCTGCAGATGGCCCGGCTGGGCGTGGTGCTCGGCCACTGGATGGACGATAACGCCATCGATGCCACGGCCATCCAATGCTGGACCAGCGTGCAGCAGAACTTCGGCTGCAACGTCTGCGCGCTGATGAGCATGATGAGCGAGAAGTTCATGCCCAGCGCGTGCGAGGTGGACGTCACCGGCGTGCTGACGATGTACGCGATGCAGCTCGCCTGCGACTCGCCGGCGGCGATCGTCGACTGGAATAACAACTATGGCGACGACGAAGACCGCTGCGCCCTGTTCCACTGCGGCAACTGGGCCAAGAGCTTCCTGCCCGATATTAGGATCGCCACAGCGCCGATCCTCGGCAGCACTCTGGGCGAAGAGAACACCTACGGCGCGCTTGAGGGCCGCACGCCGGCCGGCCCACTGACCTTCGGGCGGCTCACCACCGCCGACTGCGAGGGCCGTATCCGCGCGTACGTCGGCGAAGGGGAGCTGACCGACGATCAGCTCAACACCTTCGGCACCCGTGCGGTCGCGCGGGTGCCGCGGCTCCGCAGCCTGCTCCACCACATCTGCAAGAACGGCTTCGAGCACCACGTGGTCATGACCCAGTCCCACTCGTCCGCAGTGCTCAGCGAGGCGTTCGAAACCTACCTCGACATCGACACCCACACCCATGCCTGATCGCGGCCCTCTTACCGACGACCAGCTCCGGCGCCTCAGCGTCAGAATGCGGCAGGACGTGCTCCGGTACATCCTGTCGGCCGGCGCCGGTCACACCGGCGGCAGCCTGTCGTGCGTCGACATCCTCAATGTGCTGTACAACCGCGTGCTGCGGGTGTCGCCCGAGACCTTCGGCAACCCAGACCGCGACCGCTACGTGCAGAGCAAGGGCCACTCGGTCGAGGCCCTCTACGTTGTGCTCGCGCACGCGGGGTTCTTCCCGATCGAGCAGCTCGAAACGCTCTGCCAGTACAACTCTCCGTTCGTCGGCCACCCCACCCGCAAAACGCCTGGCATTGAGATGAACACCGGCGGCCTGGGGCACGGGCTGCCGATCTGCACCGGCATGGCGATCGGCGGCCAGCGGTCGGGCGCCCGCTACCGGGTGTTCACGCTGATGGGCGACGGCGAGCTTGCCGAGGGCTCCAACTGGGAGGCCGCGATGGCCGCCGCCCACTACAAGCTGGACAACCTGACCGCCATCATCGACCACAACTCGCTGCAGATCACCGGCGCTACCCGTGATGTCTGCAGCAACGAGCCGCTGGACGAGAAATTCGCCGCGTTCGGCTGGGCGGTGGTGTCGATCGACGGCCACGACTACGGCCAGCTGACCGACGCCCTGTCCGCGCCCGCCGAGGCGGGCAAGCCGACCTGCGTCATCGCCAACACCACCAAGGGCCGCGGCGTGAGCTTCATGGAGGGGGACGTCGCCTGGCACCACGGCGTCCCTAGCCAACAGCAATACGACGACGCCATCGCCGAGCTGCAGGCAGCCGAGCGTGAACTCGAGGAGGCAGCCCTGTGAGTGCACCCGCCCCCAGCGTCTACTCACCAGCGGCCACCGCGCACGCCGAGCGGCTCGGGCTATCTCTGGGCCGTGCGAACCTGGAAGTCTTTGCCGAAACGCTTGAGGAGCTAGCCGATTCCGACCCTAGCATCGTGGCCGTGACCAGCGACTCCCGCGGTTCCGGCAAACTGAAGCCGTTCGGTCAGAGGCTGCCGGACCAGATTGTGGAAGTGGGCATCGCGGAGCAGAACCTGGTCGGCATCGCCGCCGGGCTAGCCGCAGTCGGGCGTCGGTCGTTCGCAGTGTCGCCGGCCTGCTTCCTCACGGCCCGCTCGCTCGAGCAGATCAAGAACGACATCTGCTACTCCGACGTGCCCGCAACGGTCGTTGGGATCAGCGCTGGGGTCAGCTACGGCGCACTCGGCAGCACCCACCACTCGCTGCACGACTACGCGGCGTTGCGGGCGATCCACAACCTCACGATTATCGCCCCGGCTGACAACTACGAAGCCGCCGAGGCGGTCCGCTTGGCCGCCGCTCACGACAAGCCGGTCTACTTGCGGTTCGGCAAGGCCAAGCTGTACGACCTGCCCCGCCACGGGCAGCAGTTTGAACCGGGCCGCGCGACCTTGCTCCGTGACGGATCCGACGTGGCGCTATTCGGCATCGGCGAGACCGTCATCCACTGCCTGTTGGCCGCCGAGATGCTGGCCGAGGACGGCGTGGAGGCCCGAGTGCTGAGCATGCACACGCTACGACCGCTTGATGCCGACGCAATCGAGGAAGCCGCCCGCGACTGCCGCGCAATCGTCACCGCCGAGGAGCACTCGGTGCACGGCGGCCTTGGCGGCGCGGTGGCCGAAGCGCTTGCCGAGCGTGGCGGCGCGCCCCCGCTCAAGATCGTTGGCGTACCCGACGAGGACACCGTGACCGGGAGCCAGGCGGACATCTTCCGGCACTACGGCATCACCGGCGAGGGGATCTCGGCGGCGGCGCAGCATCTGCTGCAGCGGCAGGAGGTCGCCCGATGAGCGTGCTGCTCGCGATCGATCAGAGCACCTCGTCTACTAAGGCGATCCTGTTCGACGCGGAGTGCCGTACGATTGACTCGGCCTCGGTTGACCACCGGCAGCACTATCCTGAGCCCGGCTGGGTCGAGCACGACGCGGAGGAGATCTGGCGGAACGTGCTGGCAGTGACCCGCACGGTCGTCGACCGCAACCCGGGAAGCCCGCCGGTCGGTGTGTCGATCACCAACCAGCGGGAAACGCTGGTGGTCTTCGACAAGGCGACCGGCCGCCCTCTCTGCCCCGCAATCGTGTGGCAGTGCCGCCGAAGCGACCCCATCTGCGAAGAACTGCGTCAGGCGGGCCACGGCGAAATTGTCGCCGCGGCGACCGGTCTTAAGCTCGACTCGTACTTCTCGGCGTCGAAGGTGCTGTGGCTGGTCCGCAACAACCCCGATGTCGCAAGAAA
This window contains:
- a CDS encoding transketolase family protein, which produces MSAPAPSVYSPAATAHAERLGLSLGRANLEVFAETLEELADSDPSIVAVTSDSRGSGKLKPFGQRLPDQIVEVGIAEQNLVGIAAGLAAVGRRSFAVSPACFLTARSLEQIKNDICYSDVPATVVGISAGVSYGALGSTHHSLHDYAALRAIHNLTIIAPADNYEAAEAVRLAAAHDKPVYLRFGKAKLYDLPRHGQQFEPGRATLLRDGSDVALFGIGETVIHCLLAAEMLAEDGVEARVLSMHTLRPLDADAIEEAARDCRAIVTAEEHSVHGGLGGAVAEALAERGGAPPLKIVGVPDEDTVTGSQADIFRHYGITGEGISAAAQHLLQRQEVAR
- a CDS encoding alpha-L-fucosidase, with the translated sequence MATVCTAWRTCRTQVCLVLAAWTAAWVSPYPAGAEPATRDAENVLLFTSFEEPADAGLRLLYSHDGLTWERIPGTFLKPHAGDGRLMRDPSLVRGPDGWFHLVWTTAWRGDNGFGHARSRDLVHWSPQRFVPVMEHEPTTVNVWAPEVFYDEPRERFIIAWASTIPGRYPDGLEEHKNNHRMYATTTRDFEEFTPTELFCEPDFSVIDAVIVPFDQDYRLVLKDNTRPVLGLRVAKGSSPLGPWTDISEPITRKFTEGPTVARFGDEYRIYFDAYHDHRYGVLSTKDFERFRDITDQAHFPEGHKHGTICNITQEELDYLKRVGGEMRPGVGSEFAPQLPQDEINRRLAEVDKTANGGPFIPTWESLKGFQTPSWYADAKLGVFIHWGPYSVPAFGSEWYPRNMYTTGSKEHQHHLATYGPLTEFGYKDFIPQFKAEKFAPKEWAALFKQAGVKYVVPVAEHHDGFPMYASDYTTWDASERGPKRDVVAELADAFRDEGIVVGASSHRAENWWFFGQGKLIDSDVQSPEWAPLYGPAHNKRMSESQAEPPSKAFLDDWLLRSCEIVDKHRPQVMYFDWWICQPVFQPYLKRFAAYYYNRADEWGQPAAINFKEWEGYSFPRGTGVLDVERGKFGGIQPELWQTCTSVSRNSWGYIEGHDYKDAGQLVDDLIDIVSKNGVMLLNIGPKADGTIPDEEQAMLREIGAWLSANGEAIYGARPWTTFGEGPTAAGDGSFSDGAATAFTDADFRFTSKPGVVYAIGLAWPEGESALVKSLNTSAHPIDEITLLGGEKLVEWRQDETGLHVTLPRTSDKAPPAYTLRITLAD
- a CDS encoding transketolase, which codes for MPDRGPLTDDQLRRLSVRMRQDVLRYILSAGAGHTGGSLSCVDILNVLYNRVLRVSPETFGNPDRDRYVQSKGHSVEALYVVLAHAGFFPIEQLETLCQYNSPFVGHPTRKTPGIEMNTGGLGHGLPICTGMAIGGQRSGARYRVFTLMGDGELAEGSNWEAAMAAAHYKLDNLTAIIDHNSLQITGATRDVCSNEPLDEKFAAFGWAVVSIDGHDYGQLTDALSAPAEAGKPTCVIANTTKGRGVSFMEGDVAWHHGVPSQQQYDDAIAELQAAERELEEAAL
- a CDS encoding L-fucose/L-arabinose isomerase family protein produces the protein MTTQKPALGVIVGNRDFFPDQLVSEARADLQTLFDSLGVEPVWVSPEETKLGGIETHADARRCADLFRTRRDDIDGVLVCLPNFGDEKGVADTLKLAGLEAPVLIQGYPDDLNQLGVSRRRDAFCGKISVCNNLVQAGIPFTLTEKHVSTPGSDSFQADLQKFLGVCRVVNGFRGVRLGAVGARPGAFNTVRYSEKILERYGVSVTTVDLSEFLAAAGKLAADDPAVMAKLDEVHSYAPAPNAPSDRMLQMARLGVVLGHWMDDNAIDATAIQCWTSVQQNFGCNVCALMSMMSEKFMPSACEVDVTGVLTMYAMQLACDSPAAIVDWNNNYGDDEDRCALFHCGNWAKSFLPDIRIATAPILGSTLGEENTYGALEGRTPAGPLTFGRLTTADCEGRIRAYVGEGELTDDQLNTFGTRAVARVPRLRSLLHHICKNGFEHHVVMTQSHSSAVLSEAFETYLDIDTHTHA
- a CDS encoding DUF1559 domain-containing protein, whose amino-acid sequence is MSVLSRPTPNRLSRAFTLVELLVVIAIIGVLIALLLPAVQAAREAARRNTCKNNLKQIGLAAINYESTHRTFPSGGWGFYWVGDPDWGVGERQPGGWVFGIAPYLEEAAVAQVGKGIAGGIRGDTPKKQAIGQQMAHPVSVFLCPSRRGAAAYPTGDPPVQEPYNATAPPLYAKSDYAANGGGDRIAVGRGPDARCYERYPNCDGLGAGWTWNKAHYERWDGIVGYRRGAKLRQITDGSSKTMLAGEKFLSSDMYTNGLHVGDDNSMYEGFDWDTVRWTGTQQPDDPEDQPNKMPQPDQPGGNKKDLHPESFGSPHAAVNAVYCDGSVHSINFDVDPEAWNALGRRNGADTGRERFSQDPL